Proteins found in one Collinsella aerofaciens genomic segment:
- a CDS encoding glycine--tRNA ligase subunit alpha: MNASSLSFQDIILRLQQYWGEQGCVIMQPYDSEVGAGTFHTATTLRSLGPAEWRTCYAQPCRRPADGRYGENPNRMQHYYQFQVLIKPSPVNAQELYLGSLAAIGLDPNDHDVRFVEDDWESPTLGAWGLGWEVWLNGMEVTQFTYFQQVGGIEVDPVPVEITYGLERIAMYAQGVNSVYDLVWSYLPDGTPMTYGDVFLENEREFSAYNFEVANVEMMRQKFDDYEAECHSCLERKLPLPAYDCVMKCSHAFNLLDARGALSAVERANYILRVRAVAKACCEAYMAEVAGVNENADQEGEVA, encoded by the coding sequence ATGAACGCTTCATCGCTTTCCTTCCAAGACATCATCCTGCGCCTCCAGCAGTACTGGGGCGAGCAGGGCTGCGTCATTATGCAGCCCTATGACTCCGAGGTCGGTGCCGGTACCTTCCATACCGCGACCACGCTGCGCTCGCTCGGTCCCGCCGAGTGGCGCACCTGCTATGCGCAGCCTTGCCGCCGTCCCGCCGACGGCCGCTACGGCGAGAACCCCAACCGCATGCAGCACTACTATCAGTTCCAGGTGCTCATCAAGCCCTCTCCGGTCAACGCCCAGGAGCTTTACCTGGGGTCTCTTGCCGCTATCGGTCTGGACCCCAACGACCATGACGTCCGCTTTGTCGAGGACGACTGGGAGAGCCCGACGCTCGGCGCCTGGGGCCTTGGCTGGGAGGTCTGGCTCAACGGCATGGAAGTCACGCAGTTTACGTACTTCCAGCAGGTGGGCGGTATCGAGGTCGACCCCGTTCCTGTCGAGATCACCTATGGCCTGGAACGCATCGCCATGTACGCCCAGGGCGTCAACTCGGTCTACGACCTGGTGTGGAGCTACCTGCCCGACGGCACGCCCATGACCTATGGCGACGTGTTCCTCGAGAACGAGCGCGAGTTCAGTGCCTACAACTTTGAGGTCGCCAACGTCGAGATGATGCGTCAGAAGTTTGACGACTACGAGGCCGAGTGCCATTCCTGTCTAGAGCGCAAGCTGCCGCTGCCGGCATATGACTGCGTCATGAAGTGCAGCCACGCTTTCAACCTGCTCGATGCCCGCGGCGCTCTGTCCGCAGTCGAGCGTGCCAACTACATCCTGCGCGTCCGCGCCGTCGCCAAGGCGTGCTGCGAGGCCTACATGGCCGAGGTCGCCGGAGTCAACGAGAATGCCGACCAGGAAGGCGAGGTGGCGTAA
- the lepB gene encoding signal peptidase I, with the protein MVPTQHSALRGAFEWIAVIAIALVATFLIRTFVVEPFVVPTGSMEDTIEIGDQILAQKVSLELGQPVSQGDIVVFHNPDGTSEHDVLVKRVIATAGQTVDLQDGKVVVDGQALDEDYTTGMSWPLSVQAPGAQVSYPYTVPDGCVWVMGDNRENSADSRYFGPVDRSDLIAVALVRYWPLNRIGAID; encoded by the coding sequence ATGGTTCCTACGCAACATTCCGCGTTGAGGGGCGCTTTTGAGTGGATCGCGGTCATCGCGATTGCGCTCGTGGCCACGTTCCTGATCCGTACCTTTGTGGTCGAGCCCTTTGTGGTGCCCACCGGTTCTATGGAGGACACGATCGAGATTGGCGACCAGATCCTGGCGCAAAAGGTGAGCCTCGAGCTCGGTCAGCCTGTCAGCCAAGGCGATATCGTGGTGTTTCACAACCCCGATGGCACCTCCGAGCATGATGTTCTCGTCAAGCGTGTTATTGCCACGGCCGGCCAGACGGTCGACCTGCAGGATGGCAAGGTGGTCGTTGACGGCCAAGCGCTCGACGAGGACTATACGACGGGCATGAGCTGGCCACTTTCGGTCCAAGCGCCCGGTGCTCAGGTAAGCTATCCCTACACCGTTCCCGACGGGTGCGTGTGGGTGATGGGCGACAACCGCGAAAACTCTGCCGACTCACGCTACTTTGGTCCCGTCGATCGCTCTGATTTGATCGCCGTGGCACTCGTGCGCTACTGGCCGCTCAACCGCATCGGCGCTATCGACTAA
- the trmD gene encoding tRNA (guanosine(37)-N1)-methyltransferase TrmD: MLIETLSVFPEMFEPVMSTSILGRARKAGLFDFKAYNLRDWTHDRHRTVDDEPYGGGQGMLMKVEPIAEAIEAISAEGPKPTVVFFTPCGEPFTQHVAERLLKSERLLFVCSRYEGVDERAYAYADERLSIGDYVLTGGELPAMVVADAVVRLIPGALGHEMSNVDESFSTAEDGGLLEYAQYTRPAEFNGEGVPPVLVSGDHAKVDAWRRKNAIERTCCWRPDLIETARLTPEERAYAQEILDASYSQSEE, from the coding sequence ATGCTGATCGAGACCCTTTCGGTCTTTCCCGAGATGTTTGAGCCCGTCATGTCCACGTCGATTTTGGGCCGCGCCCGCAAGGCCGGCCTTTTTGATTTTAAGGCGTATAACCTGCGCGACTGGACGCACGACCGCCATCGTACCGTCGATGACGAGCCGTACGGCGGCGGGCAGGGCATGCTCATGAAGGTCGAGCCTATCGCAGAGGCCATCGAGGCCATTAGCGCAGAGGGTCCCAAGCCCACTGTGGTGTTCTTTACCCCCTGTGGCGAGCCTTTTACGCAGCATGTGGCCGAGCGCCTGCTCAAAAGTGAGCGCCTGCTGTTTGTGTGCAGTCGCTACGAGGGCGTCGACGAGCGCGCGTATGCGTATGCCGATGAGCGTCTGTCGATCGGCGACTACGTGCTCACGGGCGGCGAGCTTCCCGCTATGGTCGTTGCCGATGCCGTCGTACGCCTGATTCCCGGCGCCCTTGGTCACGAAATGAGCAACGTCGACGAGTCATTCTCGACCGCCGAGGACGGAGGACTGCTCGAGTACGCGCAGTACACCCGCCCCGCCGAGTTCAACGGCGAGGGCGTGCCGCCGGTGCTTGTGAGCGGCGATCACGCCAAGGTCGATGCCTGGCGTCGCAAGAACGCCATCGAGCGCACCTGCTGCTGGCGTCCCGATCTGATCGAGACAGCGCGGCTCACGCCCGAGGAGCGCGCTTACGCGCAGGAGATTCTTGACGCTTCGTATTCGCAGAGCGAGGAGTGA
- the rimM gene encoding ribosome maturation factor RimM (Essential for efficient processing of 16S rRNA), with product MVKPHGRKGEVLAQPLRGLPSVLEPGMRVALTPPALKRDRFCTVVSVTDTGDGDLVSFEGIDDLTAAEGITGCYVLANRDDFELDSLDAAYTDLMGREVVDERFGSLGTIVEIMSTPANDVWVVEGDRYGEVLIPVIEQVVLDLPDTGTISVHAMDGLIDMDN from the coding sequence GTGGTCAAGCCGCACGGAAGGAAGGGGGAGGTCCTCGCGCAGCCGCTGCGGGGGCTTCCTTCTGTATTAGAGCCGGGTATGCGCGTCGCCCTGACGCCGCCGGCGCTCAAGCGCGACCGCTTTTGCACGGTCGTGTCCGTCACCGATACGGGCGATGGCGATCTGGTCTCGTTTGAGGGCATAGACGACTTGACGGCCGCCGAGGGTATCACGGGATGCTACGTGCTGGCAAATCGTGACGATTTTGAGCTCGATTCGCTCGACGCTGCCTATACCGACCTGATGGGTCGCGAGGTGGTCGACGAGCGCTTCGGTTCGCTCGGCACGATTGTCGAGATCATGTCGACGCCCGCTAACGATGTTTGGGTTGTCGAGGGTGATCGGTACGGCGAGGTACTGATTCCCGTGATCGAGCAGGTCGTGCTCGATCTTCCCGACACAGGAACAATTTCCGTCCACGCTATGGACGGCCTGATCGATATGGACAATTAG
- a CDS encoding KH domain-containing protein: protein MLSDRIADLVEYLVVQIVDDPDSVSLEVIDGDDASTIEVSVAEDDVAKVIGRRGRTIKAIRTLARALAARLDTAVEVEVLG from the coding sequence ATGCTCTCAGATCGCATCGCCGATCTCGTCGAATATCTCGTTGTTCAGATCGTCGACGACCCGGATTCCGTGAGCCTTGAGGTCATCGATGGTGACGACGCCTCTACAATTGAGGTTTCGGTCGCCGAGGATGACGTCGCTAAGGTCATCGGCCGTCGTGGCCGTACCATCAAGGCCATTCGCACGCTCGCCCGTGCACTGGCCGCTCGCCTCGACACTGCTGTCGAGGTAGAGGTTCTGGGCTAG